A single genomic interval of Chitinophaga sp. 180180018-3 harbors:
- a CDS encoding MFS transporter, which yields MSTVSFSSAAGRWVVTSSILASAMAFIDTTALNVALPSLQRSLHASGTELFWVLNAYMLMLAALILVGGTLGDRLGRRRIFMTGILIFIAGSAACGLAGNVTMLILFRMLQGIGGALMIPGSLSLISSAINEAERGKAIGTWSSATTLVTIGGPVLGGALADAGLWRYIFFINIPIGVIALLCLWWKVAEQEVPADAPAQDYSGAVLIVCGLALLTFGFLRVPVSGFSSLPAYGSILAGLLLLAAFIITERRTQHPMLPLYLFNNRTFTGTNLLTFFLYAGLSGNMLFLSLNMVQVQGYSQLESGLSFLPFTLLMVFLARLAGSMADKYGPRWFLIIGPFLAGTGMLLLSLVQQTKGPSAYWTTFFPGILVLGMGMTITVAPLTATVMGCVGSQLSGTASGVNNAITRISGVFAVAIFGALAVVFFSESVQHSLEQLPLTVTQKAAIMAQTANLGNAAVPEGLPGSQQILVTQIYHQHFIRTYGKIMAMCGLLGWLGSAMTFIFVRSQKSPR from the coding sequence ATGTCGACTGTATCATTCTCCAGCGCAGCGGGCAGATGGGTGGTCACTTCCTCCATACTGGCTTCAGCCATGGCATTCATAGACACCACCGCGCTGAACGTGGCGCTGCCTTCCCTTCAACGCAGCCTGCATGCATCCGGCACGGAACTATTCTGGGTATTGAATGCCTACATGCTGATGCTGGCAGCCCTTATCCTGGTGGGCGGCACGCTGGGCGACCGGCTGGGGCGGCGCCGTATTTTCATGACGGGCATTCTTATTTTCATTGCCGGCTCCGCAGCCTGTGGATTGGCCGGCAACGTCACTATGCTGATCCTCTTCCGGATGCTGCAGGGCATCGGCGGTGCACTGATGATCCCTGGCAGCCTGTCTCTTATCTCTTCCGCCATCAATGAAGCGGAAAGAGGCAAAGCGATCGGTACCTGGTCGTCCGCTACCACATTGGTGACTATTGGCGGGCCTGTCCTGGGCGGCGCACTGGCCGACGCCGGCTTGTGGCGGTACATTTTCTTCATTAATATACCCATTGGCGTTATAGCCCTTTTATGCCTGTGGTGGAAAGTGGCCGAACAGGAAGTGCCTGCAGATGCGCCGGCGCAGGATTATTCCGGCGCGGTGCTTATTGTATGCGGACTGGCACTGCTGACTTTTGGCTTCCTGCGGGTGCCTGTATCCGGTTTCAGCAGTCTTCCGGCTTATGGCAGCATCCTCGCAGGACTGTTGTTGCTGGCGGCTTTCATTATCACGGAGCGGCGCACGCAGCATCCGATGCTGCCACTATATCTCTTTAACAACCGGACGTTTACCGGTACCAATCTGCTCACTTTTTTCCTGTATGCCGGCCTTAGTGGCAACATGCTGTTTCTTTCGCTGAACATGGTGCAGGTACAGGGCTACAGTCAGCTGGAGTCGGGCCTGTCTTTTCTTCCGTTCACGCTGCTGATGGTATTCCTGGCCCGGCTGGCGGGCAGTATGGCTGATAAGTACGGACCGCGGTGGTTTCTGATCATTGGTCCTTTTCTCGCGGGCACCGGCATGCTGTTGCTGTCGCTGGTGCAGCAGACTAAAGGTCCTTCCGCCTACTGGACGACTTTCTTTCCCGGTATCCTGGTACTGGGCATGGGCATGACCATCACCGTAGCGCCACTTACCGCCACCGTGATGGGATGTGTGGGCAGCCAGCTTTCCGGCACCGCTTCCGGCGTGAACAATGCCATCACCAGGATTTCCGGCGTATTTGCCGTGGCGATCTTTGGTGCACTGGCGGTAGTATTTTTCTCGGAGTCTGTACAGCATTCACTGGAGCAGCTGCCGCTAACGGTTACGCAGAAAGCTGCTATTATGGCGCAGACGGCCAACCTCGGTAATGCGGCTGTTCCGGAAGGGCTGCCGGGTAGTCAGCAGATACTGGTCACCCAAATATATCATCAGCATTTTATCCGGACCTATGGGAAGATAATGGCCATGTGCGGACTGTTAGGGTGGCTGGGAAGTGCCATGACTTTTATATTTGTACGGTCACAAAAAAGCCCTCGCTAG
- a CDS encoding SMI1/KNR4 family protein gives MEQFTEQIRRISIKLREAGKADRKFKVFGADKHKYKLYKPLKPIQVAEFEAQYEITLPESFKAFLLYIGNGGPSYMESAAGPFYGIYPLGNNVDELTGTPKQHLKLPVAIFPGMNGDDWKALTKDIDECADDISDEDFETLLGHVYGGILPLGSQGCSYLHALLLNGPHAGKVVNVDIDRQKPVFTYEANFLDWYERWLDEVISGDLRQDSASWFGYSMGGTAGSLVEKFYHFTNPDEKEACLDGLVRKHQLEPAVLQIVEKECREGEERYRKLWLQILTKADYARAKPYLAAYADTDLLAVFSFVYWYAKKHGADWYQTIVQHIHRINDAETFRFCTYLLREMRAGYGELIAPFTQHPVADIRVTAFYTLGQLPQKIQYLDLFIAGLNDEATKVVRTTLQALDGVNSKGLLLPYKSLLERFPVEQDYILSNLHQQLRKMNITAAELRKMEG, from the coding sequence ATGGAACAGTTCACGGAACAGATAAGAAGGATCAGTATTAAACTGCGTGAGGCAGGGAAGGCAGATCGTAAATTCAAAGTCTTCGGAGCAGACAAACACAAATATAAATTGTATAAACCGCTCAAACCTATACAGGTAGCGGAATTCGAAGCTCAATACGAGATTACCCTGCCGGAAAGTTTTAAGGCATTTCTGTTGTACATCGGCAACGGTGGCCCTTCTTATATGGAATCGGCTGCAGGCCCGTTCTATGGCATTTATCCGCTGGGGAATAATGTAGATGAACTGACCGGTACACCCAAACAACATCTCAAACTCCCGGTGGCGATCTTTCCGGGCATGAATGGCGACGATTGGAAAGCACTCACAAAAGATATCGACGAATGCGCGGACGATATTTCCGATGAAGACTTTGAAACATTGCTGGGCCATGTATATGGCGGCATTCTGCCGCTGGGTTCCCAGGGTTGTTCATATCTGCATGCCCTCCTCCTCAATGGCCCGCACGCTGGTAAAGTGGTGAATGTTGATATCGACAGGCAGAAACCCGTGTTCACCTATGAAGCTAATTTCCTTGATTGGTACGAGCGATGGCTCGATGAAGTGATCTCCGGTGACCTGCGCCAGGACAGCGCTTCCTGGTTTGGTTATTCTATGGGTGGTACAGCCGGTAGCCTGGTGGAAAAATTTTACCACTTCACTAATCCGGATGAAAAAGAAGCCTGCCTGGATGGCCTTGTGCGGAAACACCAACTGGAACCAGCGGTGTTGCAAATAGTGGAAAAAGAATGCAGGGAAGGAGAGGAGCGCTATCGGAAATTATGGCTGCAGATCCTTACGAAGGCAGACTATGCCCGTGCAAAACCTTACCTCGCAGCCTATGCAGATACTGATCTGCTGGCTGTTTTCAGCTTCGTGTACTGGTATGCTAAAAAACATGGTGCCGACTGGTACCAGACGATCGTGCAACATATCCACCGCATTAATGACGCAGAAACATTCCGTTTTTGTACTTACCTGTTAAGGGAGATGAGGGCTGGCTACGGTGAGCTCATTGCGCCATTCACGCAGCATCCCGTTGCAGACATCAGGGTAACTGCTTTTTATACCTTAGGTCAGCTGCCCCAAAAAATACAATACCTCGATCTGTTTATCGCCGGTCTGAACGATGAAGCTACAAAGGTGGTACGCACGACGCTACAGGCACTGGACGGTGTCAATAGTAAGGGCCTGTTACTGCCCTATAAAAGCCTGCTGGAGAGGTTTCCGGTGGAGCAGGATTATATCCTTTCTAACCTGCATCAACAGTTGCGCAAAATGAATATCACTGCAGCGGAATTGCGTAAAATGGAAGGCTGA
- a CDS encoding serine hydrolase has protein sequence MRNCYLFILLLLPAVVFAQNRKPDRKLQEALQQIVSNFHGTAGVYVQNLKTGQWAAVNADTIFPTASIVKIPLLVGLFSKIDKGELGYHQTLIYRDSAKYGGSGLMQFFKDSSATEVSILAALMMAYSDNTTSLWNQALAGGGAEVNKLLEQYGLKDTRVNSRTPGREENRKVFGWGQTTPREMATLLAKIHAGEVISRPASERMYRLMTKGYYDEQALTQIPPFIQAAAKTGSVDESRSEVVLVNAPHGDYVFYVGTKNIKDQRWEPDNEAVEMIRTVSALLWKRFEPKSDWTPVFRKDKF, from the coding sequence ATGAGAAATTGTTACCTTTTTATCCTCCTGTTACTGCCAGCTGTTGTATTTGCCCAAAACAGAAAACCCGACCGCAAGCTGCAGGAAGCCCTGCAACAGATCGTTAGCAATTTTCATGGCACCGCCGGCGTATATGTACAAAACCTGAAAACCGGCCAGTGGGCCGCCGTGAATGCGGATACTATTTTTCCTACTGCCAGTATAGTAAAGATACCTTTGCTGGTAGGATTGTTTAGCAAGATAGATAAAGGCGAATTGGGCTACCATCAAACGCTCATATACAGAGATTCCGCTAAATACGGCGGATCCGGGCTGATGCAGTTTTTCAAAGACAGCTCCGCCACAGAAGTAAGCATACTGGCCGCTTTGATGATGGCCTACAGCGATAATACCACTTCGCTCTGGAACCAGGCACTCGCCGGAGGCGGCGCTGAAGTGAACAAACTGCTGGAACAATACGGCCTGAAAGATACCCGCGTCAATTCCCGCACTCCCGGCCGGGAGGAAAACCGTAAGGTATTCGGCTGGGGACAAACCACGCCCCGCGAAATGGCCACCCTGCTTGCTAAGATCCACGCCGGCGAAGTGATCAGTCGCCCCGCCAGCGAACGGATGTACCGCCTCATGACGAAAGGCTACTACGATGAACAGGCCCTGACACAGATTCCGCCTTTTATACAGGCTGCCGCCAAAACCGGCTCTGTAGACGAGTCCCGCTCGGAAGTAGTGTTGGTGAACGCTCCGCATGGCGACTATGTGTTCTATGTGGGCACCAAAAATATCAAAGACCAGCGCTGGGAACCCGATAATGAAGCCGTTGAAATGATCCGTACTGTTTCCGCCCTGTTATGGAAACGTTTTGAACCCAAAAGTGACTGGACGCCGGTATTCCGTAAAGATAAATTCTGA
- a CDS encoding histidine kinase: MKLFWKYIFPPLYGLLVYFTVRLLADTGSGIKFWHRPIALNSIEIGTSMVMGYVFIGGFNRLFRYFDRQRVPGFSYRIILNELFYIFLFNLVVQNAVLTPMAALTDDGLSWEDFADINVIPLLYALIYYGVCRTNTFLQAYVENRLQLEKMMTDKLQTELKFLRAQYHPHFLFNALNTIYFQMDEDVKAAKKTVESFSELLRYQLYDQQQTVNISTEIQYIQNFIGLQQIRASRKLKLRVDFDSHLNGEQVYPLLFLPLVENAFKYVGGNFLIDMQMKREDQEIHFSVQNSIPPVANARTTGGIGLENLKRRLELLYPGRHSLITETRDDSYFAVLKLSLSNGAINDTLHHHG, encoded by the coding sequence ATGAAGCTATTCTGGAAATATATTTTCCCGCCATTATACGGTCTGCTGGTGTATTTTACCGTTCGCCTGCTGGCAGATACGGGCTCTGGTATAAAATTCTGGCACCGGCCGATAGCGCTGAACAGTATTGAAATAGGTACCAGTATGGTGATGGGCTATGTTTTTATTGGGGGCTTCAACCGCTTGTTCCGTTATTTCGATCGTCAGCGTGTCCCCGGATTTTCTTACCGGATTATCCTGAATGAGCTGTTTTATATCTTCCTCTTCAACCTGGTGGTACAGAATGCAGTATTGACGCCGATGGCAGCGCTTACAGATGACGGTTTATCATGGGAGGATTTCGCGGATATCAATGTGATACCACTGTTGTATGCACTGATTTACTACGGAGTGTGCAGAACCAATACCTTTTTGCAGGCCTATGTGGAAAACCGGCTGCAATTGGAAAAAATGATGACAGACAAACTGCAGACGGAGCTGAAATTCCTGCGGGCGCAATATCATCCGCATTTCCTGTTTAATGCCCTGAATACCATTTATTTTCAGATGGATGAAGATGTAAAGGCAGCAAAGAAAACAGTGGAAAGCTTCTCGGAGCTCCTGCGTTACCAGCTGTATGATCAGCAACAAACTGTGAATATCAGCACCGAAATACAGTATATACAGAATTTCATCGGGCTGCAACAGATAAGAGCGTCCCGGAAACTGAAGCTTCGGGTCGATTTCGACAGTCACCTGAATGGGGAACAGGTATACCCGCTGCTTTTCCTGCCATTAGTGGAAAACGCTTTTAAATATGTAGGAGGAAATTTTCTGATAGATATGCAAATGAAACGAGAGGATCAGGAGATACATTTTTCTGTGCAGAACTCAATTCCACCCGTTGCGAATGCCCGTACCACTGGCGGTATAGGGCTGGAAAACCTGAAGCGCCGGCTGGAACTGCTATACCCCGGGCGGCATTCACTGATCACTGAAACAAGGGATGATAGCTATTTTGCAGTATTAAAACTTTCTTTATCCAATGGAGCAATTAACGATACGCTGCATCATCACGGATGA
- a CDS encoding NADH:flavin oxidoreductase, giving the protein MTTDLLFQPFQLNGLQIPNRITVAPMSRASATLAGVPSNAMADYYERFARGGFGLIISEGLYTDQLFSQAYPHQPGIVTDAQINGWRRLNEIVNTHGSIFIAQLMHAGALSQHLTHTAAPSAVQPMGQKLKSYGGGDGAFPLPAAMSPEDIAHAVAGYVHAARNAMLAGFKGVEIHAANGYLPDQFLTPYTNLRTDQYGGTVPNRMRFIAEIIAAVRKEVPAGFIVGLRISEGKVNNFSYRWPGGADTARAVLTEVQKVSPDYVHVSAEGGSWATTGFYDSGESLTGMTKRIVDVPVIANGGLEDTAVAGRVLEEGHADFISLGKGALANPDWPHKVRSGQALLPFDRSMAVPFPPLN; this is encoded by the coding sequence ATGACAACTGATCTGTTATTCCAGCCATTTCAGCTGAACGGGCTGCAGATACCCAACAGGATAACGGTAGCTCCCATGAGCCGCGCCAGCGCCACATTAGCAGGGGTGCCCTCCAATGCTATGGCCGACTATTACGAACGCTTTGCCCGTGGCGGATTCGGGCTGATCATTTCGGAAGGCCTGTACACCGATCAATTGTTCAGCCAGGCCTATCCGCACCAGCCGGGAATAGTGACTGATGCTCAGATAAACGGCTGGCGCCGGCTGAACGAAATCGTAAACACCCATGGCAGTATTTTCATCGCGCAACTAATGCATGCCGGCGCGCTATCGCAGCACCTTACGCACACCGCTGCACCTTCTGCCGTACAGCCCATGGGGCAAAAACTGAAGTCCTATGGCGGAGGCGATGGCGCTTTCCCTTTGCCGGCTGCCATGAGCCCCGAAGATATCGCCCACGCGGTGGCAGGATACGTCCATGCCGCCCGGAATGCGATGCTGGCGGGTTTCAAAGGAGTAGAGATACATGCAGCCAACGGCTACCTGCCCGATCAGTTCCTGACGCCTTATACCAACCTGCGAACGGATCAATACGGCGGTACTGTTCCCAATCGCATGCGCTTTATTGCAGAGATTATCGCGGCGGTGAGGAAAGAGGTGCCTGCAGGGTTTATCGTAGGACTACGCATTTCCGAAGGAAAGGTCAATAACTTTTCTTACCGCTGGCCCGGTGGTGCTGATACTGCCCGTGCTGTATTAACAGAAGTGCAGAAAGTAAGCCCGGATTATGTACACGTTTCTGCTGAAGGCGGAAGTTGGGCTACCACCGGTTTTTATGATTCAGGGGAGTCACTGACGGGAATGACTAAACGTATTGTGGACGTGCCTGTTATTGCTAATGGTGGACTGGAAGATACTGCCGTTGCGGGCCGGGTATTGGAAGAAGGCCATGCCGACTTTATTTCGCTGGGAAAAGGAGCGCTGGCCAACCCCGATTGGCCACATAAGGTACGGAGCGGGCAGGCATTGCTGCCTTTTGATCGTTCTATGGCTGTACCTTTTCCTCCATTAAACTAG
- a CDS encoding Gfo/Idh/MocA family oxidoreductase, with protein MSYSKFSRRNFLKQAALASLATATPGLLMAAARPLPRKLGPNEKVNLACIGIGNRGGEIIQALYKTGLANIVALCDVDMGAPHTQETLKQFPNVPRFQDFRQMFDKMANQIDAVSIGVPDFSHFPITMMAMALGKHVYVEKPMARTFNEVELMMKAARKYDKVVTQMGNQGHSEANYFQFKAWVDAGIIKDVTAITAHMNSPRRWHGWNPNITAFPPAEPVPATLSWDVWQTTTQGHSYNKDFVNGQWRCWFDFGMGALGDWGAHILDTAHQFLDLGLPYEVEPVKLTGHNDFFYPMSSTLAFRFPKRGNMPALDVTWYDGVDNLPPIPKGYGVSGLDPNIPPPSNGAIAPAKLNPGKIIYSKELTFKGGSHGSTLSIIPEEKAREMAGKLPVVPPSPSNHFKNFLLACKGEEQTRSPFAIAGPLSQVFCLGVLAQWTGSKLEFDRTKKIITNNKHANELLVGPPPRKGWEQYYKV; from the coding sequence ATGAGCTATAGTAAATTTTCCAGAAGAAACTTTCTGAAACAGGCAGCGTTGGCCTCACTGGCCACGGCTACACCAGGCCTGCTGATGGCGGCAGCAAGGCCGCTGCCACGTAAACTGGGGCCTAATGAAAAAGTGAACCTGGCCTGTATAGGTATTGGTAACCGGGGCGGCGAAATTATCCAGGCATTGTATAAAACCGGTCTGGCTAACATCGTGGCGCTTTGTGATGTAGACATGGGCGCACCGCATACCCAAGAAACGCTGAAGCAGTTCCCGAATGTGCCGCGGTTTCAGGACTTCCGCCAGATGTTCGATAAAATGGCCAACCAGATAGATGCCGTTTCTATTGGTGTGCCCGACTTCTCACATTTTCCCATTACGATGATGGCGATGGCACTGGGCAAACATGTATACGTAGAAAAACCGATGGCGCGTACTTTCAACGAAGTAGAGCTGATGATGAAAGCTGCGCGGAAATACGACAAGGTAGTTACCCAGATGGGCAACCAGGGGCATTCCGAAGCCAACTATTTCCAGTTCAAAGCATGGGTGGATGCCGGTATTATCAAAGATGTGACGGCCATCACGGCGCATATGAACTCACCCAGGCGCTGGCACGGGTGGAATCCGAACATCACGGCGTTTCCGCCGGCAGAACCGGTTCCGGCTACACTGAGCTGGGATGTATGGCAAACCACTACACAGGGGCATTCTTACAATAAAGATTTCGTGAACGGCCAGTGGCGATGCTGGTTCGATTTCGGTATGGGAGCGCTGGGCGACTGGGGCGCGCATATCCTCGACACCGCGCATCAATTCCTGGATCTGGGGCTTCCTTATGAAGTGGAACCCGTGAAGCTGACCGGGCATAATGATTTCTTTTATCCGATGTCGTCTACGCTGGCATTCAGATTCCCGAAACGGGGCAACATGCCGGCATTGGATGTAACGTGGTACGACGGGGTCGACAATCTGCCGCCTATCCCTAAAGGCTATGGCGTATCCGGGCTGGATCCGAATATACCCCCTCCGAGCAATGGCGCCATTGCACCGGCCAAGCTGAATCCGGGGAAGATCATTTACAGCAAAGAGCTCACGTTTAAGGGCGGTTCGCATGGCAGTACCCTCTCGATCATTCCGGAGGAAAAAGCCAGGGAAATGGCCGGTAAATTACCGGTAGTACCGCCTAGTCCGTCTAACCACTTCAAAAATTTCCTGCTGGCCTGTAAAGGGGAAGAACAAACCCGGTCTCCATTTGCGATTGCAGGTCCGCTCAGCCAGGTATTCTGCCTTGGGGTGCTGGCGCAGTGGACGGGTTCCAAACTGGAATTTGACCGTACGAAAAAGATCATTACTAATAACAAACATGCCAACGAGCTGCTGGTGGGACCTCCGCCGCGGAAAGGCTGGGAGCAGTATTATAAAGTATAA
- a CDS encoding acyl-CoA dehydrogenase family protein, translated as MDTVVPDFLKSVNQVPVLEDFNSFTANEVLQHTVNAYGGSWINDEAAAFGKLMGSHRMLEAGFLANRQLPVLKTHDRFGSRLDVVEFHPAYHQMMEVAIRHHVHSIAWTSENTGAYLAHSVLSYLKQQIDEGTSCPLTMTFAVVPSLKIEPDLAQEWLPLVLSGEYDERHIPYFAKKGVTFGMAMTEPQGGSDVRANTTFAKPAGNGIYRITGRKWFCSAPMSDAFLVLAQTGKGMSCFLVPRFTPEGEKNKIYFQRLKDKLGNKSNASAEVEFHDAWGRIIGEEGRGIVNIMEMVRHTRLDCAVGSAATMQRALAEAVHHCHHRSVFGKKLIDQPLMRNVLADLCLESEAATTLAMRLAKGFDDALFDEEAMHFTRIATAVGKFWNTKRAVLVLGEALECIGGNGYVEESIMPRLYRDVPVNAIWEGSGNVQALDVLRAMQKEPASLEALMNYFRKAKGLDTTLDQHLGHLKQLLADPADHEFKARIIVEKIALAMQATELMYHAPAAVAALFCSSRLAANRNTTWGTLENSAALEEVINRTYCTSKEKCY; from the coding sequence ATGGATACCGTTGTTCCCGATTTTCTCAAATCTGTTAACCAGGTTCCCGTACTGGAAGATTTTAATTCCTTTACAGCCAATGAAGTGCTGCAACACACTGTAAATGCTTATGGCGGCAGCTGGATAAATGACGAGGCCGCTGCATTCGGCAAACTCATGGGCAGCCACAGAATGTTGGAGGCTGGTTTTCTGGCCAACAGGCAGCTACCGGTGCTGAAAACACACGATCGCTTTGGCAGCCGCCTCGATGTGGTGGAGTTCCATCCTGCCTATCACCAGATGATGGAGGTAGCCATCAGGCATCATGTGCATTCCATCGCCTGGACCTCCGAAAACACCGGTGCTTACCTGGCGCACAGCGTATTGTCTTACCTGAAACAGCAGATAGATGAAGGTACCAGCTGTCCGCTTACGATGACCTTTGCCGTAGTTCCTTCCCTTAAAATAGAGCCGGACCTCGCACAGGAATGGCTCCCCCTGGTGCTTTCCGGCGAATACGACGAACGGCATATTCCCTACTTCGCCAAGAAAGGCGTTACATTCGGCATGGCCATGACAGAACCGCAGGGCGGCAGCGACGTGCGGGCGAATACCACGTTCGCTAAACCTGCCGGCAATGGCATCTACCGGATCACAGGCCGGAAATGGTTCTGCAGCGCCCCCATGAGCGATGCTTTTCTTGTGTTGGCGCAAACGGGAAAAGGAATGAGTTGTTTTTTGGTACCGCGCTTTACACCCGAAGGGGAAAAGAATAAAATTTATTTCCAGCGACTGAAAGATAAGCTGGGCAACAAATCCAACGCCTCTGCTGAAGTGGAGTTCCACGACGCCTGGGGTCGCATCATCGGAGAAGAGGGCAGGGGCATCGTCAATATCATGGAAATGGTACGCCATACCCGCCTCGATTGTGCCGTAGGATCCGCCGCTACTATGCAAAGGGCGCTGGCAGAAGCGGTGCATCACTGTCATCACCGCAGCGTATTCGGGAAAAAGCTGATCGATCAGCCGTTGATGAGAAATGTGCTGGCGGATCTTTGCCTGGAGTCCGAAGCAGCCACCACCCTGGCGATGCGCCTGGCGAAAGGATTCGATGATGCGCTGTTTGATGAAGAGGCGATGCACTTCACCCGCATTGCCACCGCCGTGGGCAAGTTCTGGAATACCAAAAGAGCCGTGCTCGTGCTGGGAGAAGCGCTGGAATGCATCGGCGGCAACGGGTACGTGGAAGAATCCATTATGCCCCGTCTGTACCGCGATGTACCCGTGAACGCCATCTGGGAAGGCTCCGGCAATGTACAGGCATTGGATGTGCTGCGCGCTATGCAGAAAGAACCCGCCAGCCTCGAAGCCCTCATGAATTATTTCAGGAAAGCCAAAGGACTCGATACTACACTCGATCAGCACCTCGGCCACCTGAAACAACTGCTGGCCGATCCGGCCGATCACGAGTTCAAAGCCCGTATCATCGTCGAAAAAATTGCACTGGCAATGCAGGCTACAGAGCTGATGTATCACGCTCCAGCTGCCGTAGCCGCACTGTTCTGCAGTTCCAGACTCGCTGCGAACCGGAACACCACCTGGGGCACACTGGAAAACAGCGCAGCACTGGAAGAAGTGATCAATCGCACTTATTGTACCTCAAAAGAGAAATGTTATTGA
- a CDS encoding acyltransferase family protein, whose amino-acid sequence MQPSSTPRQAYLDWLRIIAIIGVLFFHSAMPYVAGWDWHIKNKETSNVLLEFNDFLHRFRMPLLFFISGTVSYYMMQRRTGGSFIVLRLKRLFIPLLVSMLIIVPPQVYMERLTQGFKGNFRDFYPSIFTTGAYPHGNMSWHHLWFICYLVVYDILFAPFFAWLVSDRGKRFLQRFNRIATGSNIYLIILPGIIIYTVMAFRFPETNDLVHDYGYFPYWLTYVLAGFICIANPVFMDSIERNRRTSLLIAFITIIFINYLRWNKLEPWVALADFRHDPRTYLFMTLSAISAWMWVLTAVGYGKKYLNRKWSGLNYLNQAVYPFYILHQTVIVIITYYVVQAPDGIGLKYTFTVLVTFLVSMAIFHLFIRPFAVMRFLFGMKTEKRAKANTLNAIETPVIPALSA is encoded by the coding sequence ATGCAACCTTCTTCCACCCCCCGGCAGGCCTACCTCGATTGGCTGCGCATCATTGCCATCATAGGAGTATTGTTTTTCCACTCAGCTATGCCTTATGTGGCCGGGTGGGACTGGCATATCAAGAATAAAGAAACCAGTAACGTGCTGCTCGAGTTCAACGATTTCCTGCATCGTTTCCGGATGCCGCTGCTGTTCTTTATCTCCGGCACCGTTAGTTACTACATGATGCAACGCAGAACCGGCGGGTCTTTCATTGTGCTGAGGCTGAAACGTCTTTTTATTCCGTTGCTGGTGAGTATGCTGATCATTGTACCGCCGCAGGTGTATATGGAGCGGTTAACACAGGGCTTTAAAGGCAATTTCCGGGATTTTTATCCCAGCATATTCACTACCGGCGCGTATCCGCATGGCAATATGAGCTGGCATCACCTGTGGTTTATCTGCTACCTGGTGGTATACGATATTCTGTTTGCACCTTTCTTCGCCTGGCTGGTGAGCGACAGGGGGAAACGGTTTTTACAACGTTTCAACCGGATAGCCACTGGTAGTAACATCTACCTGATTATACTTCCCGGCATCATCATCTATACAGTTATGGCGTTCAGATTCCCGGAAACCAACGATCTTGTGCACGACTATGGCTATTTCCCCTATTGGCTGACCTACGTGCTGGCCGGGTTTATCTGCATCGCCAACCCGGTGTTCATGGACAGCATTGAACGTAACCGCCGTACTTCGCTGCTCATTGCCTTTATCACCATCATCTTCATCAATTACCTGCGCTGGAACAAGCTGGAACCCTGGGTGGCGCTCGCAGATTTCAGGCATGATCCGCGTACGTATCTCTTTATGACCCTCTCCGCCATATCAGCCTGGATGTGGGTTCTGACAGCAGTAGGATACGGTAAAAAATACCTTAACAGGAAATGGTCAGGTCTGAACTATCTCAACCAGGCAGTATATCCTTTTTATATTCTTCATCAGACGGTGATCGTTATCATTACCTATTATGTTGTGCAGGCGCCGGATGGCATAGGGTTGAAATATACATTTACCGTACTGGTTACTTTCCTGGTAAGTATGGCGATCTTTCACCTGTTTATCAGGCCTTTTGCAGTGATGCGTTTCCTGTTTGGTATGAAAACCGAAAAACGGGCAAAAGCTAACACCCTCAATGCTATTGAAACGCCGGTTATACCGGCGCTATCTGCCTAA